ACATCCGTCGTGTCGTCGAGGATGCCGGTTTCGGGAGCGTCGAGACGCACATCAACACGGGGAACGTGCGGTTCGAGTCGCGGATGCGCTCCCGCGAGCGGATTGAGCGAGTCCTCGAGGAGGCGTTCATGGCGGACCGGGGTTTCGAGGTGCCGACGATCGTGTATTCGGCCGCGGAGTTCCGGGCCGTCGCTCAGCAGACTCGTGAACTGGCCGACGCGCACCCGGGGATCGCGCGGCACTACGTCTACCTGCTGAAGGACGACCTGACCCCGGGGCAGGTCGCGGACGTCGAGGCCCGCGCCGACGGGCGGGGTCGGATGGTGGTGAGCGGGCGTGCCGCGCATGCGCTGCTGGAGCCGGGGTACCAGGAGGGCGCCGTCGACCCGCTGAGTGCCGCGAAGCTGCTGGGCGTCGCGACGAACCGCAACGCGAACGTCATCCGTACCCTCGCGGAGAAGTGGTGCGGCGCGTGACGTTCGTGGTGCGTGAGCCGCAGATGACGGATGCCGAGGCGATCGCCGCGCTCCACGTGGCGACGTGGCGCGAGACGTACGAGCATCTGCTGCCGGAGGGGTTCTTCACCGCTGACGTGGCGGACATGCGACGCCGGATGTGGACGCAGATCCTGTCGACGCGGCGGCCGGAGCACACCGTGCGGGTGGCGGAGGCGGGCGGGGGTCTGGTCGGCTTCGCGATGTCCGGCAGGTCGGCCGACGACGGCGCGCAGCTGTACATCCTGTACGTGCTGGCCGCACATCACGGGACA
This DNA window, taken from Microbacterium sp. MM2322, encodes the following:
- a CDS encoding DUF1697 domain-containing protein → MTTYLAFLRAINLGAKRVFPKGDIRRVVEDAGFGSVETHINTGNVRFESRMRSRERIERVLEEAFMADRGFEVPTIVYSAAEFRAVAQQTRELADAHPGIARHYVYLLKDDLTPGQVADVEARADGRGRMVVSGRAAHALLEPGYQEGAVDPLSAAKLLGVATNRNANVIRTLAEKWCGA
- a CDS encoding GNAT family N-acetyltransferase; its protein translation is MVRRVTFVVREPQMTDAEAIAALHVATWRETYEHLLPEGFFTADVADMRRRMWTQILSTRRPEHTVRVAEAGGGLVGFAMSGRSADDGAQLYILYVLAAHHGTGVGQALFDAVLGEGPASLWVATENPRAIAFYRRNGFAFDGAEQSDPGTPGIVEARMVR